One Brassica napus cultivar Da-Ae chromosome A1, Da-Ae, whole genome shotgun sequence genomic region harbors:
- the LOC106436992 gene encoding phosphoenolpyruvate carboxykinase (ATP) 1 has protein sequence MSAGNGNANGDGGFSFPKGPAMPKITTGAKRGSEICHDDSGPTVKATTIDELHSLQKKRSAPTTPINQSGAAAFAAVSEEERQKIQLQSISASLASLTRESGPKVVRGDPAEKKADGSTTPAYAHGQHHSIFSPDLGAVSDSSLKFTHVLYNLSPAELYEQAIKYEKGSFITSNGALATLSGAKTGRAPRDKRVVRDATTEGELWWGKGSPNIEMDEHTFMVNRERAVDYLNSLEKVFVNDQFLNWDPENRIKVRIVSARAYHSLFMHNMCIRPTPEELESFGTPDFTIYNAGQFPCNRYTHYMTSSTSVDLNLSRREMVILGTQYAGEMKKGLFSVMHYLMPKRRILSLHSGCNMGKEGDVALFFGLSGTGKTTLSTDHNRYLIGDDEHCWTETGVSNIEGGCYAKCVDLSREKEPDIWNAIKFGTVLENVVFDEHTREVDYSDKSVTENTRAAYPIEFIPNAKIPCVGPHPKNVILLACDAFGVLPPVSKLNLAQTMYHFISGYTALVAGTEDGIKEPTATFSACFGAAFIMLHPTKYAAMLAEKMKTQGATGWLVNTGWSGGSYGVGNRIKLAYTRKIIDAIHSGSLLKANYKKTEIFGFEIPTEIEGIPSEILDPINSWSDKKAHKETLLKLGGLFKKNFETFANHKIGVDGKLTEEILAAGPIF, from the exons ATGTCGGCAGGTAACGGAAATGCTAACGGTGACGGAGGCTTCAGCTTCCCGAAAGGACCAGCGATGCCGAAGATAACGACGGGAGCTAAGAGGGGTAGCGAAATATGCCACGATGACAGTGGTCCGACGGTGAAGGCAACGACGATCGATGAGCTTCACTCGTTGCAGAAGAAGCGTTCTGCTCCCACCACACCTATTAACCAGAGCGGCGCCGCCGCTTTCGCCGCCGTCTCGGAGGAGGAGCGCCAGAAGATTCAACTCCAGTCTATCAG TGCATCATTGGCGTCGTTGACGAGAGAGTCTGGACCCAAAGTGGTGAGAGGAGATCCGGCGGAGAAGAAGGCCGACGGTTCCACTACTCCGGCGTACGCACACGGCCAGCATCACTCCATCTTCTCTCCGGACTTAGGAGCAGTCAGTGACAGCTCCTTGAAATTCACCCACGTCCTCTACAACCTCTCCCCTGCAGAGCTCTACGAGCAGGCTATCAAGTACGAGAAAGGCTCGTTCATCACTTCCAATGGAGCTCTGGCGACTCTTTCCGGTGCGAAAACTGGTCGTGCTCCGAGGGATAAGCGTGTCGTTAGAGATGCCACGACAGAGGGCGAGCTTTGGTGGGGAAA GGGTTCGCCTAATATCGAGATGGATGAACATACCTTCATGGTGAACAGAGAAAGAGCTGTTGATTACTTGAACTCCTTGGAAAAG GTGTTTGTGAATGATCAGTTCTTGAACTGGGACCCGGAGAACAGAATCAAAGTCAGAATCGTCTCAGCTAGAGCTTACCACTCTCTCTTCATGCACAACAT GTGTATCCGACCAACTCCCGAGGAGCTTGAGAGCTTCGGTACTCCGGACTTCACTATATACAACGCTGGGCAGTTTCCGTGTAACCGTTACACTCACTACATGACTTCCTCCACTAGCGTAGACCTGAATCTCAGTAGGAGGGAGATGGTTATACTGGGAACTCAGTATGCTGGTGAGATGAAGAAGGGTCTCTTCAGCGTGATGCATTACCTTATGCCTAAGCGTCGGATCCTCTCCCTTCACTCTGGTTGCAATATGGGCAAAGAGGGAGATGTTGCTCTCTTCTTTGGACTCTCAG ggACTGGGAAGACAACGCTGTCTACTGATCACAACAGGTACCTGATAGGAGATGATGAGCACTGTTGGACTGAGACTGGTGTCTCGAACATTGAGGGTGGATGCTATGCTAAGTGCGTTGATCTTTCTAGGGAGAAGGAGCCTGATATCTGGAACGCTATCAAGTTTGGAACAG TTTTGGAAAATGTTGTGTTTGATGAGCACACCAGAGAAGTGGATTATTCTGATAAATCCGTTAccg AGAACACACGTGCTGCTTACCCTATTGAGTTCATTCCAAACGCGAAAATACCTTGCGTTGGTCCACACCCCAAGAATGTGATTCTTCTGGCATGTGATGCCTTTGGTGTTCTCCCACCTGTGAGCAAGCTGAACCTGGCGCAAACCATGTACCACTTCATTAGTGGTTACACTGCTCTGGTTGCTGGGACAGAGGACGGTATCAAGGAGCCAACAGCTACATTCTCAGCATGCTTTGGTGCAGCTTTCATAATGCTGCATCCTACAAAGTACGCAGCTATGTTGGCCGAGAAGATGAAGACGCAAGGCGCTACTGGATGGCTCGTTAACACTGGTTGGTCCGGTGGCAGCTATGGagttggaaacaggatcaagctggCGTATACTAGGAAGATCATCGATGCAATCCATTCAGGTAGCTTGTTGAAGGCGAACTACAAGAAGACGGAGATATTTGGGTTTGAAATCCCAACTGAGATCGAAGGGATACCTTCAGAGATCTTGGATCCGATCAACTCG TGGTCTGATAAGAAAGCACATAAGGAGACTCTGTTGAAGCTGGGAGGTTTGTTCAAGAAGAACTTTGAGACGTTCGCTAACCACAAGATTGGTGTGGATGGTAAGCTCACGGAGGAGATTCTCGCTGCTGGTCCTATCTTTTAA
- the BNAA01G00220D gene encoding uncharacterized protein BNAA01G00220D encodes MSTSYLRELKQRSEAEFLEFRQRIKESIRNKTQNGNDRPPTSDSMPRKRKLPYEFGSFFGPSQPGIASRVLQESKLLLKDELLATKALDSIQTQKKSSSQTSGSEAKELKRKAKELKESRDYSFLFSDDAELPVPIKVPSSLPTSRGSHSRPGSSTKGQAQTKPGSVISSKTHKQGSKLPTRKSVPVDHRKKLTKKPHSSSKPLTSVPKEQRIEQRKVHSNETESSLKHHRMISKPPLKQAHQLKKKKVSEEDEEALRMVREMCKTDRFAGRDLDDYDDRGMEATLEDIIKEEKRSEKLAKKEDAEQLRLIEEEERRERVLRKEKKQKLSH; translated from the exons ATGTCAACAAGCTATCTTAGAGAACTTAAGCAACGTTCTGAAGCAGAGTTTCTTGAATTTCGTCAACGTATTAAGGAATCCATCAGGAACAAGACTCAAAACGGAAACGATCGTCCTCCAACCTCAGACTCAAtgccaagaaaaagaaaactccCGTATGA GTTTGGTTCCTTCTTTGGTCCTTCTCAGCCTGGCATTGCTTCAAGAGTATTACAAGAAAGCAAACTACTCTTAAAAGACGAGCTTCTTGCCACTAAAGCGCTAGACTCGATCCAAACT CAGAAGAAGAGTTCTAGTCAAACGAGTGGTTCAGAGGCTAAGGAG TTGAAAAGAAAAGCTAAGGAACTTAAAGAATCAAGAGACTACTCTTTCCTTTTCTCTGATGATGCCGAGCTTCCTGTTCCCATAAAGGTTCCAAGCTCTCTACCAACTTCCAGAGGAAGCCATTCAAGACCAGGTTCATCTACTAAAGGTCAAGCACAAACAAAGCCTGGTTCTGTAATAAGCTCTAAAACGCATAAACAAGGTTCCAAACTACCTACAAGAAAATCTGTACCAGTGGACCATAGAAAGAAGCTAACTAAGAAGCCACATTCCTCATCAAAGCCATTGACATctgttcctaaagaacaaagGATAGAACAGAGGAAGGTTCATTCCAACGAAACCGAAAGTTCTTTGAAACACCACCGGATGATTAGCAAACCACCATTGAAGCAAGCTCATcaactaaagaagaagaaagtgtcagaagaagatgaagaggcGTTGAGAATGGTTAGAGAGATGTGCAAGACTGATCGTTTTGCCGGGCGTGATTTAGATGATTATGATGATAGAGGCATGGAAGCTACCTTAGAAGAtatcatcaaggaagagaaacgAAG TGAGAAACTTGCGAAGAAAGAAGACGCGGAACAACTACGGTTGATagaagaagaggaaaggcgAGAAAGAGTCttgagaaaggagaagaaacAGAAGCTGAGCCATTGA